From the Corvus cornix cornix isolate S_Up_H32 chromosome 21, ASM73873v5, whole genome shotgun sequence genome, the window CATTCACAGGTTTTAAGTCTCTATCTGAAGACAGTGACTTCTGAGGAAAGTGAAATAGTAAACTGTGTTTGTGATAGGAGGGTAAAAGTTACTTTAAGGCACCATTTCCTTGAAGTTGAATTAACTCTGCTCTTTTGCATATTTCTGCAAGTTATATATGAATACACAGACCAGCAGCCTCTGTCTTTCTCTTACCATAGCGAAGAGTCAGCATCCCAGTCCACTCAGTGACCCAATTCTGTCTAGCCTGACACCAAAACAGCCCCTGGAGAGGCCTTTTTTGCTTCTGCCTTGGTATCTACGGGATAAACTCAGGAGGTCGCTGAAGAATCTCCGGATTGCACCATCACCCATGGACATGCTCTCGGGCTGGTCCCTGGTGTTTTGGATCCACTGGAGTTCAGTGTCTTGCTGATCAAAGACACCTGCTGGGATCAGGTCATCTTGCTCATGGTCCCTCTCTTCTGAGACCGGGGGATGCTCCAGGTCCTCATCTAACAATTTGGACAGActctggaaaaagggaagagtagaaggcagaaagggaatagaggagaaggagggattTTGGAAACTCTCATTATTTCCATATAAGCCATACTCAGTGCTGAGTTTGAGGACATATGTCTGAGCTGCCAGACTGCCAGTTAAGTCTTTCCTGGAACTGGGCATATGGGataaatgatgaaaaaattgaaaaaggcCTAAAAAATTGTGaataaagaacaagaaaaaaatagttgatATCCAAGAGAATTAATGCAATGGCAGGAGACATGCTGAAATTGGTTCTGAAGGATTATGTTAGACATTTCTTTACGCACTGGGAGGTTACTTGATATGTGGCAATGCCAGCTCCCTAGTGCagtaaatgaaatgtgttttataaTGACCTGGAATTCCTGCACAAACAAATACACATAGGTACACATAcacactttctcttttcttataTTCTACACCTGGTAGTCATAAGCAGGGGCTGCATTGCAGCACAACTGAGCTGAGGAGGAGatcctgcatttatttttcagctaaaaCCAGGGGCTTCAGGGAGGAGCATGCAGGTGACTGCTCTAGGGTTTTAGATCACAGTCCttccagaataatttcttttactcCAAAAGCTTATTGCTTCACTCAGTCACAGGATGACCCTAAATGTACAATCCCCTAACTGAAACCACaggaaaaccccccaaacattttcctttcagttacCTCATGTgattagaaattaaaatccaGTGATCAATGACTTTAGCTTCCTCCGTTTAATAAATCTGTGTTTGCCCATCTCAGCATTCCTGCTGTTATGATGTCTCTTTAAGCTGGGGTTGGAAGAAACAGAGCTCATATGACGTGTCTAAATCCTAAAGAAGCATCAGCTTCTTTCAGCTCTATTGAGCAGCCAGTCACTTACCTGTAAGCTGGAAATGGATCTGGCCTCTGCCTGGTTTTGACTGACaatgagcagcagaaggaatcCAGGGCAAAAAAGGAGTTTCAGATTCATGTTTGGTGTCTCTGATTCCTCTACCCTTAAGTCTCTCCAGTTCAATGTTGCTCTGTGTCTCCAGCTATCAGCATTTATATCCTCCTCCAACCCCTCCCAAGTCTACCTTTTGAGTTCCTGCTAGTGCAAGGATTGGTTTGAGGTTTTGATGTGTTTTCATCGACctaggaggaggaggaggtggaggaggaggagggaggaaataGTTCTCTTTCCTAATGGTGAATTAAAGGAGTATTTTCCACTTAGGCAATGCAGCATCATTCTTCTGTCTTGGTGCCACTGATGTACATGAGTGAGAACAGCTCAGTGTTGCTTGGGCTGACCGCtaaacctttctttttcatccagagaaaaataattatgagaGAACTATAAAGTAAGACAGGAAGTGAATGGTATCCATGACACATTCACCTGGCTCCTTTGTCACTGTGAAGCACCAAACCAGCGGGATGGGCTAAGAAAACATGCTGTGTAAGAAATGAGTGTTATTGCATAATAACATGATATTATAGCATAATAATATAACTTATTAATATAATGTTATTGACTTAAGAGATGAAAGAGTGTGATttggagaagaagggaaaaccAAGTATGAAAAATATGACAAGTTGCAATAGTTACTGGCCTGAATGACTGTGAGTGTGGCCAAAAACAGGCTGACATGCACAGACAACTTCTACAAGGCTTAAGTTGAGGAATAAATTCCTCTTTCCCTGGATCCAGCTTAAAATAGTTCCTTTATATGATCTTTCTCAGTCTATTGTGCACAATTTATATTAAATCTGCAATCAGTCTGAAAGGAAGAACAGGCTTGAAATTTGGCTTCactgaaaaattgaaatgttcCTGAGTATGCAATAATACATCTTGCCCTTTCAAGGCCTTTTTGCACACATGTGATGCACAGAGTTAAAGGCCATCAAGCTGGATCTAcatgaaggaaatggaaagtaaGGACCATCTGGCATTTTTCATCTGATATTTGAGTTACTGAAAGCTTGCAAACCAGTCTTCAGTATCAACTTGTTGGTCCTGGAagcttggaaaaaataattctgtgatgtGCCAGCAGGTTTAatgttttcaatgtttttttcatgtgcAGATCAGTTTAAGGCATAATTTTAGGTGTCTCTAGAAATGGGTGTTGTAAGGAGACATAAACATCCCTCTGTGATGGAAAGGGAAGTCTGATGTTATTATattgttgggatttttttgtttttgatgTTGGTGAAAACCACACTTGATATGAATCTTATTAGTAAATGAAATCATCATCCCAGAGGTTTGAGGTGTGTATTTCACAGGGTAACAACGCTGTAAGAAAAGGTCGGGGCAGTTTCAGGTtcatcttttctcctctgcaaaaGCCCAGAattgttttgttgctttgatTGGCTTGTCACAGGTCTGCATAATGTGGATAATAAATCTTCTGGACCTTGAGATCTCTGAAGTTGTTTTGGGGTTCTGCTGAATTGTCTCTCTGGTTACTGTTGGACATTCATACACTAGCACAGTCCTCATCTATGACTATGTTGGTAAAAGAATAATTAAGGCTGGAGAGGGCTTCTAGAGGTCTGTGGTGCAATCTTGTGCTAAAGCAGAGCCAActtaaatgaaatttctcaATGCCTTGTCAAGTTGAATTTTGAAAACCTTCAAGAAACAATGATTTACTAATATCTACTTGGAATTTTCCCTGTTGCCATTTGTGTCATTGCCTCTCATCCTAATGGATTGCAGCAGAATGCTGTCCATAAACACAACAAAAGGATGTTCCATCTCCTCAAACAATGACACTCCATGTGAGTGTGTTTCAGAGAGTGCTGCATAACCCAGACAGCAAGGGAAGCTTCGGTCCAGGTAGCCCACAGCTGGGTTCAGATCAGATTTGGTGCAGTGGCAAGATGTAGTTAGAAAGCCATCCAGCAAATGTCTGCTTTACATTCCAGATCTTCTCAGGGCTCAGACTAGCATTGAACTCAGTGTCTGAATATTCACAGAGATCTATCACTGAGGTGGTGCAGCTAAGACGGAGACTTCAGCACAGTCGTCAGCCTATAAGAAGGGAGGAACCCCTGAGGacaatagaaaatattttggaggtAGGAAATGGGTTTGTGTCCCTTTTTGAAGTGTTCCTTTGTATGGCAGATCCTTCATATAGGGTGGAAGGAAGTTTCAAGAAGGCAGCAGATTGATGTGTGTTGCTCATCTCCAACAATAAATTGTTTCCAAGCTTCCTGAGATATTTCTCCTGTATCAGCAGAAATCTGATTAAAGAGTAGGATTTGGGCAAACTATTCCTCTGGGGGTATCCCTGCCTCATCCCATGAGGAAGTTGAGCTCTGAAACTGATAGCACATCAACTAGGCTTAGGTAGATATCATTAGAGCACAGCTGtagtaactcatcttcctccttccttgctCCATGACCCCTTTagcctccctctccttcccagctgctccgGCCAACATTCCCTGGCTGGCTGAAAGGGCAGTGACGTGTCTGCAGCGCTTTCATCACAGTGGAATTGCTGAGTCCATGAGGGAAGCTGGCACAA encodes:
- the LOC120411100 gene encoding C-type natriuretic peptide 1-like; translated protein: MNLKLLFCPGFLLLLIVSQNQAEARSISSLQSLSKLLDEDLEHPPVSEERDHEQDDLIPAGVFDQQDTELQWIQNTRDQPESMSMGDGAIRRFFSDLLSLSRRYQGRSKKGLSRGCFGVRLDRIGSLSGLGC